A single genomic interval of Rubripirellula reticaptiva harbors:
- a CDS encoding metal ABC transporter permease, translating into MIDAPSSLVLMGEMPVWSSIDTWIILTSSLVAAASAIPGCFLFLRKQSMIADALTHAALPGVVIAFILAGYLQAFGVFAGDSGWAFRQSMMFGGAMVAGLLTAYLIEWVAASGWIRGDAAMGVVFTTLFAIGLILLRQFADKSDVDLECVLYGQLDTIGLARGVPPEALTCAVILVINIVLVTVLFKELLLTTFDPQLAGTLGLRPKWMHYGLMTVTTATIVTAFEVVGSILAIGMLVIPPSTAFFISRRLRPMILVSMGAGVSACVLGHLAAITLPGPITQALGLPQVESVTTAGAIVITATLQMLVAMMIGPERGILVDRFRAAGQTAR; encoded by the coding sequence ATGATCGATGCGCCGTCCAGTCTTGTGTTGATGGGTGAGATGCCGGTTTGGTCGTCGATTGACACTTGGATCATTTTGACGTCGTCCCTGGTCGCGGCAGCCAGCGCGATTCCTGGTTGCTTTTTGTTTTTGCGAAAGCAAAGCATGATCGCCGATGCGCTGACCCACGCGGCTTTGCCAGGCGTCGTGATTGCATTCATCTTGGCGGGTTATTTGCAGGCGTTCGGCGTCTTTGCCGGCGACAGCGGTTGGGCGTTCCGCCAGTCGATGATGTTTGGCGGTGCCATGGTGGCGGGACTGTTGACGGCGTATCTGATCGAGTGGGTTGCCGCGTCGGGATGGATTCGTGGCGATGCGGCGATGGGCGTGGTCTTCACGACTTTGTTTGCGATCGGGCTGATCTTGCTGCGACAGTTTGCGGATAAGAGCGACGTCGATCTGGAATGCGTGCTCTATGGACAGCTTGACACGATTGGGCTGGCCCGCGGGGTTCCGCCCGAAGCGCTCACGTGTGCAGTGATCTTGGTGATCAACATTGTCTTGGTGACCGTGTTGTTCAAAGAGTTATTGCTGACAACCTTTGATCCGCAATTGGCAGGAACCTTGGGGCTGCGTCCCAAGTGGATGCACTATGGATTGATGACCGTCACGACGGCAACCATCGTGACCGCGTTCGAAGTGGTGGGCAGCATTTTGGCGATCGGCATGCTGGTGATTCCTCCATCGACGGCTTTCTTTATCAGTCGCCGCCTTCGCCCCATGATTTTGGTTTCCATGGGGGCCGGAGTGTCGGCCTGTGTGCTGGGACACTTGGCTGCGATCACTCTGCCGGGGCCGATTACTCAAGCCCTAGGGCTGCCGCAGGTCGAAAGCGTGACGACGGCGGGCGCGATTGTGATCACGGCGACCTTGCAGATGTTGGTCGCGATGATGATCGGTCCCGAAAGAGGAATTCTGGTTGACCGATTCCGCGCCGCCGGTCAGACGGCGCGGTAA
- a CDS encoding DUF1559 domain-containing protein: MKLSRDRSAFTLVELLVVIAIIGVLVGLLLPAVQAAREAARRMSCSNNFKQIGLAVHNYHSAYKRLPTQGTGTPNRGGNPDGPTVAAAPGASSRLELSWLVGLTPFIEQQAIWEQISNPFQDPASGAIFPPMGPGPRRWLAHHAVTRYDPWLTEIPGFRCPSDPGVGLPGQGRTNYVACQGDSAEQINGSIGDSGNTASTQAAINRQASCRGVFVPREKSAFRDITDGLSNTIMAGEIASDLGDNDTRTRGAHSQGNVRQANGNLLCDDEVDPLRPQFWRPGFTVVPLQGGGTDAEQRRGLKWAMSRSIWGVFNTILPPNGLICMDTNNFNTGLLPPSSRHQGGVHVLMGDGAVKFVTDSIEAGNRSSAHVGTPAALVPPGSKSPFGLWGALGTRASSETDVTIE, translated from the coding sequence ATGAAATTGTCCCGAGACAGATCTGCGTTCACACTGGTCGAGTTGCTGGTCGTGATCGCGATCATCGGCGTTCTGGTTGGGCTCTTGTTGCCCGCCGTTCAAGCGGCTCGCGAAGCGGCTCGTCGGATGAGCTGCAGCAACAACTTCAAGCAAATCGGCTTGGCCGTCCACAACTATCACTCGGCGTACAAGCGTTTGCCGACCCAAGGCACGGGAACACCTAACCGCGGTGGTAATCCTGACGGGCCAACGGTTGCTGCCGCTCCAGGTGCAAGTAGCCGATTGGAATTGAGCTGGTTGGTTGGCCTGACCCCGTTCATCGAGCAACAAGCCATTTGGGAACAGATCAGCAATCCTTTCCAAGACCCGGCATCGGGCGCGATCTTCCCGCCGATGGGACCTGGTCCACGACGTTGGTTGGCGCATCACGCAGTCACGCGCTACGACCCCTGGTTGACGGAAATCCCTGGCTTCCGCTGCCCCAGCGATCCCGGTGTCGGCTTGCCCGGCCAAGGCCGAACGAATTACGTCGCTTGCCAAGGTGATTCAGCCGAACAAATCAACGGCAGCATCGGTGACAGCGGAAACACGGCAAGTACGCAGGCCGCAATCAATCGCCAAGCTTCTTGCCGAGGCGTATTTGTCCCCCGCGAGAAATCAGCTTTTCGTGACATCACGGACGGTTTGTCGAACACCATCATGGCCGGCGAGATCGCAAGTGACCTAGGCGACAACGACACCCGAACCCGCGGTGCTCACTCGCAAGGAAACGTCCGCCAAGCGAACGGCAACCTGCTATGCGACGATGAAGTGGATCCGCTGCGTCCGCAATTTTGGAGGCCCGGCTTCACCGTTGTGCCACTTCAAGGTGGTGGAACCGATGCCGAGCAACGGCGTGGTTTGAAGTGGGCGATGAGCCGCTCGATCTGGGGCGTTTTCAATACGATTTTGCCGCCCAACGGCCTGATCTGCATGGACACCAACAACTTCAACACCGGGCTGCTGCCGCCCAGCAGTCGCCACCAAGGTGGCGTTCACGTTTTGATGGGTGACGGCGCGGTCAAGTTCGTGACCGATTCGATCGAAGCAGGAAACCGCAGCAGCGCCCACGTTGGCACTCCAGCCGCGTTGGTGCCACCTGGCTCGAAGAGTCCTTTCGGGCTTTGGGGTGCTCTGGGCACTCGAGCTTCGAGTGAAACCGACGTCACGATCGAGTAG
- a CDS encoding AI-2E family transporter, which yields MTNRRRKKSPEASPPEATAPQTAPSPPPTLGSNTTTESDSVPNSLKLIDQLPSLSRILSVVMLILGIIAVGALFYKVMAGFFVPLFLAALLVVIFRPVHQWILIKTGRRPRVSALATTTLVLAVVLMPLILIISVATSQFTAMVSQVNFQDLKKALDRGRDQLGISLPHAEQFRRLDELSDSLDTADESEAVLLNIQEAFTLVDFLQTEVEGPVTADAFADSAKERLEELKASVKRQLSPAEEGVVDQLDAEETFHQQSLNASAAIRSWMRAKLGGTFTSQMRLLANPSAEDLKNLSSRIRETLQPRFVSLTSATGSYLIQILVGLAVLVIAVYFFLIDGPAMIQTLMRLSPLDDAYEERLLMEFDRTSRAVVLASVLSALVQGVLSAIAFWFCGFESIILLFLITSLMALVPFLGAASVWVPCAIYLGAVDQRWTAAIILAIYGAAIVSSIDNVIKMYVLHGRSTLHPLFALLSVLGGVTVFGPIGILVGPMVVVFLQTLLEILNHELAGRDSKVALESAPESDQADIAI from the coding sequence ATGACCAACCGACGACGCAAGAAATCGCCCGAAGCAAGTCCCCCCGAAGCAACGGCACCTCAAACCGCACCGTCGCCACCCCCAACGCTGGGTTCGAACACGACCACCGAATCGGACAGCGTCCCGAACTCGTTGAAGCTGATTGACCAGCTTCCGTCGCTGTCGCGAATTCTGTCGGTCGTGATGCTGATCCTGGGGATCATAGCGGTCGGTGCGTTGTTCTACAAAGTGATGGCAGGATTCTTTGTCCCTCTGTTCCTAGCTGCACTGCTGGTCGTGATCTTTCGTCCGGTTCACCAGTGGATCCTGATAAAGACAGGGCGTCGTCCTCGCGTTTCGGCTTTGGCGACGACGACTTTGGTGCTGGCCGTCGTGTTGATGCCGCTGATTTTGATCATCTCGGTCGCCACCAGCCAATTCACCGCCATGGTGAGCCAAGTGAATTTCCAAGACTTGAAGAAGGCCTTGGATCGTGGCCGCGACCAGTTGGGGATCTCGCTGCCACATGCCGAGCAATTCAGGCGTCTGGATGAACTGAGCGATTCGCTGGACACGGCCGACGAATCGGAAGCGGTGCTTCTGAACATTCAGGAAGCGTTCACGTTGGTCGATTTTCTGCAGACAGAAGTCGAAGGACCAGTTACCGCAGACGCGTTCGCCGACAGCGCAAAAGAGAGACTCGAAGAACTAAAGGCATCGGTCAAGAGGCAACTTAGCCCGGCCGAGGAGGGCGTGGTTGATCAATTGGACGCCGAGGAAACATTCCACCAACAGAGCCTGAATGCGTCGGCAGCGATTCGCAGTTGGATGCGAGCCAAACTGGGCGGCACTTTCACTAGCCAAATGCGATTGCTGGCCAACCCGAGTGCCGAAGACTTGAAGAACCTCTCATCGCGAATTCGCGAAACTCTGCAGCCTCGCTTTGTCAGCTTGACCAGCGCGACGGGCAGTTACCTGATTCAGATCCTGGTTGGATTAGCCGTGCTGGTGATCGCGGTTTACTTCTTTCTGATCGACGGGCCGGCGATGATCCAAACCTTGATGCGGCTAAGCCCACTGGACGATGCCTACGAAGAACGACTATTGATGGAATTCGATCGGACCAGTCGTGCAGTCGTATTGGCGAGCGTGTTGAGCGCGTTGGTTCAGGGCGTCTTATCAGCGATCGCATTTTGGTTTTGCGGATTCGAATCGATCATCTTGTTGTTTCTGATCACTTCTTTGATGGCACTGGTTCCGTTTCTAGGTGCCGCTTCGGTGTGGGTTCCGTGTGCCATCTACTTGGGCGCTGTTGACCAACGCTGGACCGCCGCGATTATTTTGGCAATCTACGGCGCGGCGATCGTGTCATCGATCGACAATGTGATCAAGATGTACGTGCTGCACGGCCGCTCGACGCTCCACCCGCTTTTTGCACTGCTGAGTGTCTTGGGTGGCGTAACGGTATTCGGCCCGATTGGGATCTTGGTTGGCCCAATGGTGGTGGTGTTTCTGCAAACGCTGCTAGAGATTCTGAACCACGAATTGGCTGGCCGAGACTCGAAGGTGGCACTCGAGTCAGCGCCGGAGTCGGACCAAGCGGACATTGCCATCTAA
- a CDS encoding lysylphosphatidylglycerol synthase transmembrane domain-containing protein, whose translation MTADPDLLSDDSVPRRSGASIGIRLAKLVISIVVVVGLCLAGKSAIKQWQAETGKIETQIEALGNELAAAGEKGEATSGDHREAILNEQAVLRSALPYPENLHWSRMAIAAVLYAIGLLPSAMLLRRAVVSFGGCPRWSTAIAAQTIGHVGKYVPGKAMVLVLRGGVLARDGVKPMTSAISVFLETFLMMAVGAVVAAIATAGLPVPTWITVAAVAMGVAAGGPTLPPILRFVAAKVTRADPATLAADIDWRLFFAGWAWSLLSWLFIGASFTVLITAVPSADPLPPIATLYPIATAAICLAMVIGFASLLPGGAGVRELVLTSVLGIAIGTAHGLLAAIAARLMFIAVEAVLAGLCWVYLRLDPSGFKPENDDRRVSIEAGIKT comes from the coding sequence TTGACTGCCGATCCAGATCTACTTTCTGACGATTCCGTCCCTCGCCGCTCCGGTGCGTCGATTGGGATTCGCTTGGCCAAGCTGGTCATTTCAATCGTCGTGGTCGTGGGGCTTTGCCTAGCCGGAAAGTCAGCGATCAAACAGTGGCAGGCTGAAACGGGAAAGATCGAAACGCAAATCGAGGCTCTCGGCAACGAATTGGCAGCCGCCGGTGAAAAAGGCGAAGCGACCTCCGGTGACCACCGCGAAGCGATCTTGAACGAGCAAGCGGTACTGCGGTCCGCACTGCCCTACCCTGAAAATTTACATTGGTCGCGAATGGCGATTGCTGCCGTTTTGTATGCGATCGGTTTGTTGCCTTCGGCAATGCTGCTGCGGCGAGCGGTCGTTTCGTTCGGCGGTTGTCCCCGGTGGTCCACCGCCATCGCGGCCCAAACGATCGGTCATGTCGGTAAGTATGTGCCGGGCAAGGCGATGGTGTTGGTGCTGCGCGGTGGCGTGTTAGCACGCGACGGCGTCAAGCCGATGACTTCCGCGATCAGTGTCTTCTTAGAAACGTTCTTGATGATGGCCGTCGGCGCGGTGGTCGCCGCGATCGCGACCGCTGGTTTGCCGGTGCCGACTTGGATTACAGTTGCTGCCGTCGCGATGGGCGTGGCCGCAGGTGGGCCGACGTTGCCGCCGATCTTGCGATTTGTGGCCGCGAAAGTGACCAGGGCGGATCCCGCGACGTTGGCGGCCGACATCGATTGGCGGTTGTTCTTTGCCGGTTGGGCGTGGTCGTTGTTGTCTTGGCTTTTCATTGGCGCTTCGTTCACCGTGTTGATCACCGCCGTTCCGTCGGCCGATCCGTTGCCGCCGATCGCGACGCTGTATCCGATCGCAACCGCAGCGATCTGTTTGGCGATGGTGATCGGTTTCGCCTCGCTATTGCCGGGCGGCGCGGGCGTGCGAGAGCTGGTGCTGACGTCGGTGCTGGGAATTGCGATCGGAACGGCTCACGGGCTGCTCGCAGCGATCGCCGCCCGACTGATGTTTATCGCTGTCGAAGCGGTGCTGGCCGGTTTGTGCTGGGTTTATCTGCGTCTGGATCCCAGCGGTTTTAAGCCGGAAAATGACGATCGGCGAGTTTCGATTGAGGCCGGGATCAAAACTTGA
- a CDS encoding vWA domain-containing protein, whose translation MFDDLSPEPFDARGRDEGSMSNDEIRRMLELQLAKIRGEASAARLEARAAEIELMIQRLRQNQPTGDASVPAAAPASIRRIDSPDLQVSTPRRFESWNAVRAARGQSIASAMSHSAGSLQSDSPIVPAASDVVTPPVLPSPPRDKREPNRQPESSSPIVRYDAGSASVRRPRFLASDQDEVETNVDDQPAELPFVVDAESRPALGASLDASPVLIEEDDDDAREDETQRRRPAAFLVSAVVHVVVLILLAGIGFSTHVPKDQVALSASAASANEESVETFEIKTSESMPEVEVTEPVPSETEYELSPIGELAATKFSPNAPAAPPTAMAAVMSSSSTSAASAMSMKSVSNKKMEFCGVEGGGNHFVYLVDSSGSMGDGFESARAALLASIDLLTPEQRFYVVFFDANPDYMRLSNANQDEPRSVFATAENKAALRRWAMRITEDRGKAPYDPLRFALKLRPDVIFLLSDGEFPQGIEDLLKEENKVTNLFGESNPISIVHTIAYYSEVGESRMQRIAKQNQGQYRYVPKP comes from the coding sequence ATGTTTGACGATCTGAGCCCCGAACCGTTCGACGCCCGTGGCCGTGATGAGGGTTCGATGTCAAACGATGAAATACGGCGGATGCTCGAATTGCAGCTCGCCAAAATTCGCGGCGAAGCCTCTGCCGCACGTTTGGAGGCCAGAGCTGCCGAAATTGAGTTGATGATTCAGCGTTTACGCCAGAATCAACCTACCGGCGACGCGTCGGTTCCGGCCGCAGCACCGGCGTCAATTCGCCGGATTGATTCACCCGATTTGCAAGTTTCCACGCCTCGGCGGTTTGAGAGCTGGAACGCCGTCCGCGCGGCACGTGGCCAGTCGATCGCATCGGCAATGTCGCACTCTGCGGGGTCGCTGCAGTCGGATTCACCAATCGTCCCCGCGGCTAGCGATGTTGTCACTCCGCCGGTTCTGCCATCGCCGCCCAGAGACAAACGCGAACCTAACCGACAGCCTGAATCGAGCTCGCCAATCGTTCGATACGATGCGGGTTCGGCCAGCGTCCGCCGGCCGCGGTTCTTGGCCAGCGATCAAGACGAGGTTGAAACCAACGTCGATGATCAGCCCGCCGAGTTGCCATTCGTGGTCGATGCCGAGTCGCGGCCAGCACTCGGTGCATCGCTCGACGCGTCCCCCGTCTTAATCGAAGAAGACGATGACGACGCTCGGGAGGACGAGACACAGCGTCGTCGGCCGGCCGCGTTTCTGGTCAGTGCCGTGGTTCATGTCGTCGTATTGATTCTGCTAGCTGGTATCGGATTTTCGACTCACGTTCCCAAAGACCAAGTCGCGTTATCTGCATCAGCCGCGTCGGCCAATGAAGAGAGTGTCGAGACATTCGAAATCAAAACCAGTGAGTCGATGCCAGAGGTGGAAGTCACCGAACCGGTGCCAAGCGAAACCGAATATGAACTGAGCCCGATCGGCGAACTAGCGGCCACCAAGTTCTCGCCCAATGCGCCGGCCGCACCACCGACTGCGATGGCGGCCGTCATGTCTAGCAGTTCCACCAGTGCTGCGTCGGCGATGTCGATGAAGTCGGTGTCGAACAAGAAGATGGAGTTTTGTGGCGTCGAAGGTGGCGGCAATCACTTTGTTTACCTGGTCGACAGTTCGGGCAGCATGGGCGACGGTTTTGAATCGGCCCGAGCGGCACTGCTCGCATCGATTGACCTGTTGACGCCCGAGCAGCGGTTTTACGTCGTGTTCTTCGATGCCAACCCGGATTACATGCGGCTAAGTAACGCCAATCAAGACGAGCCTCGCAGCGTCTTTGCGACGGCCGAAAACAAGGCTGCGCTGAGACGTTGGGCGATGCGAATCACCGAGGATCGCGGCAAGGCTCCCTACGACCCGCTGCGTTTTGCGCTGAAGCTTCGCCCCGACGTGATCTTCTTGCTGTCGGATGGCGAATTCCCGCAAGGCATCGAAGACTTGCTAAAGGAAGAAAACAAAGTCACCAATCTTTTCGGCGAAAGCAACCCGATCAGTATCGTTCACACGATTGCCTATTACAGCGAAGTGGGTGAAAGTCGGATGCAGCGAATCGCCAAACAGAACCAAGGTCAGTACCGATACGTGCCGAAGCCCTAA
- a CDS encoding 3-deoxy-7-phosphoheptulonate synthase, translating to MTTPPPTATTDDLRIRAMKPLMPPMELMAEIPVEAEVAETVAKARGGIQKVLGEEDDRLVVVVGPCSIHDPEAAMEYAGLLAAEQKKHQGELLIVMRVYFEKPRTTVGWKGLINDPGLDDSFEINRGLRTARGLLRDINRMGLPTGTEFLDLISPQYIADLVGWGAIGARTTESQGHRELASGLSCPVGFKNGTSGNVQIAVDAICSAQRPHHFLSVTKEGTSAIFATTGNSDCHVIMRGGTHTNYDAASIDAASQMLEKANLKPRIMIDTSHANSCKKHTRQHYVCRDVCSQVADGDYRIMGVMVESNLVEGNQSLSDAELVRGKSVTDACIGWDETVVILQDLSDAVVARRTK from the coding sequence ATGACCACTCCCCCCCCCACTGCGACGACCGATGACCTACGTATTCGGGCTATGAAACCGCTGATGCCTCCGATGGAGCTGATGGCCGAGATTCCGGTTGAAGCGGAAGTCGCCGAAACCGTCGCCAAGGCTCGCGGTGGAATCCAGAAAGTCCTTGGCGAAGAAGACGATCGCTTGGTCGTCGTTGTCGGCCCCTGCTCGATCCACGACCCCGAAGCGGCGATGGAATACGCTGGTTTGCTGGCTGCGGAACAGAAAAAGCATCAGGGTGAACTGCTGATCGTCATGCGGGTTTACTTCGAAAAGCCTCGAACCACGGTCGGCTGGAAGGGATTGATCAACGACCCTGGCCTCGACGACAGCTTCGAAATCAATCGCGGACTTCGCACCGCGCGAGGCCTGCTGAGGGATATCAATCGGATGGGTTTGCCGACCGGAACCGAGTTTTTGGACCTGATCAGCCCCCAATACATCGCTGACTTGGTCGGATGGGGCGCGATCGGTGCTCGCACGACCGAGAGCCAAGGGCACCGGGAACTGGCGTCGGGACTGTCTTGTCCCGTCGGATTCAAGAATGGAACCAGCGGTAACGTTCAAATCGCCGTCGACGCGATCTGTTCAGCTCAGCGTCCGCACCATTTCTTGTCGGTCACCAAAGAAGGCACGTCGGCCATTTTTGCGACCACCGGAAACAGTGATTGCCACGTCATCATGCGAGGCGGCACGCACACCAATTACGACGCCGCCAGCATTGATGCAGCATCCCAAATGCTGGAAAAAGCGAATCTTAAGCCGCGAATCATGATCGACACGTCACACGCCAACAGTTGCAAGAAACACACTCGCCAGCATTACGTGTGCCGCGATGTTTGCAGCCAAGTTGCAGATGGCGATTACCGCATCATGGGTGTGATGGTGGAAAGCAATTTGGTCGAAGGCAACCAGTCACTTAGCGACGCAGAACTCGTTCGCGGCAAGAGTGTCACCGACGCCTGCATCGGATGGGACGAAACAGTCGTCATCCTGCAAGACCTCAGTGACGCGGTCGTCGCTCGCCGGACCAAATGA
- a CDS encoding FG-GAP-like repeat-containing protein: protein MVRLASSLSVVMVTVVAICIVGCGSQSETQKLPERPLRKMKSLLKRGLYEQAWQLSPEVLKLHGDDADVIASIAQLAYEIKKPDQTAKLLAQACEAEAYANPSRVQQAMIAFVGVGRLHDAMQLLETAVQRNPDQQGTRRLLFDLTMGTEERLRGLNHGRVLVRQRQFDLELLTTLSNTERRTLEAAPLETMTSRNADDLRPLVGSAKTKFDEGDYQAAIDELKKITERHPDYVPAQSLLGRSYAASNRFAELERWAASQPPGTEAAPGYWIALGDWARGKGMIQPAMRAYWEAARRDPDAMESWSKLSTSIAQLRDEDSTAASSISDDVFDAIQRRNTLLSKFNQLKNRFERTGNISREIAADIIRILVDLGRLWEAEAWASVAMSLPENDDIPLAELRGSVIRQLTNETPWQIATNRPELQLDLTRFRLPSIARINSDRNADVAKSNGSSSQMPGSQASGDGDLINRAWRLEDEASARGLDFFGRTSDHLDQAGIMLHETLGCGGGTIDFDLDGWSDLYLMAAGGKPGQLDSAANALIRNYSGQFGEVTRQSQTGHRGFGQGVAVGDINEDGFPDLLLLNYGPNALLINNGDGSFSDRTDRWNLNFDADTQITWSTSGAIADVDGDGLSDVVVVNYCAGLEPSIETCPMADSESFRSCSPVKFPGHVDWILKTRGDGTFVNQTEAWSMAPDVVGRGLGVVVGQLDSTTGIDVLITNDMTNNHYWSCSKTNSDKSSEAMTELLMIESAMVRGVGADDRSLAQGSMGIATGDFDLDGDADFYVTNFDNEYNILHEQRSNGMWQDQTSSRGLVKPTMPLVGFGTEAINLDNDGNLELVVSNGHVDLFSRGEDRALYAQPMQIFQRLESGLFAATETSVAGNYLRNSHVGRALWTIDADRDGRMDLAVTHQTEPVSLLINRCEPAGHWIDIRLSGRTCGRDAIGATVTVAFGGQTRTTFQSAGDGYMCSNQRGLHVGLGLAEPESGPVCDVTIQWPDGSRQVHPGLAVDASYSVTEMDETAFQLP from the coding sequence GTGGTTCGTTTAGCCTCTTCGTTGTCGGTCGTGATGGTCACCGTCGTTGCGATCTGCATCGTTGGCTGCGGTAGTCAAAGCGAAACGCAAAAGTTGCCAGAGCGGCCGCTGAGAAAGATGAAGTCGTTGTTAAAACGCGGCCTCTACGAACAAGCTTGGCAGCTTTCGCCAGAAGTTTTGAAACTTCACGGCGACGATGCCGACGTGATCGCTAGCATCGCGCAGTTGGCGTACGAGATTAAGAAACCGGACCAGACCGCCAAGCTGTTAGCTCAGGCGTGCGAGGCCGAAGCTTATGCGAATCCCTCGCGTGTCCAACAAGCCATGATCGCGTTCGTTGGTGTCGGCCGGCTGCATGACGCGATGCAGTTGTTGGAAACAGCCGTCCAGCGAAATCCCGATCAACAGGGAACCCGCCGGCTGCTGTTCGATTTGACGATGGGAACCGAAGAACGGCTGCGAGGTCTCAATCACGGGCGTGTCTTGGTGCGACAGCGACAGTTTGATTTGGAACTTCTGACGACGCTTAGCAATACTGAAAGGCGGACTTTAGAAGCTGCTCCCCTGGAAACGATGACGTCGCGAAACGCCGACGATCTTCGGCCATTGGTCGGCAGCGCGAAAACCAAGTTTGACGAAGGCGACTATCAAGCCGCCATTGACGAGCTGAAGAAGATCACGGAAAGGCATCCCGACTATGTTCCTGCCCAGTCATTGTTGGGGCGATCCTATGCGGCATCCAATCGGTTCGCTGAACTCGAAAGGTGGGCGGCCTCACAGCCGCCTGGCACCGAGGCTGCACCTGGTTATTGGATCGCTCTAGGCGACTGGGCTCGTGGCAAAGGAATGATCCAGCCGGCCATGCGTGCCTACTGGGAAGCAGCCCGTCGTGATCCCGATGCAATGGAATCGTGGTCGAAACTGAGCACGTCGATCGCTCAATTGCGAGACGAAGATTCGACCGCCGCATCATCCATTTCGGATGATGTCTTCGATGCGATTCAGCGTCGCAATACGCTGCTTAGCAAGTTCAACCAACTGAAGAATCGTTTCGAACGGACCGGTAACATTTCGCGAGAAATTGCTGCCGACATCATTCGCATCTTGGTCGATCTAGGACGACTTTGGGAAGCCGAAGCTTGGGCATCGGTGGCCATGTCATTACCCGAAAACGATGACATACCACTGGCAGAACTGCGAGGTTCGGTCATCCGCCAATTGACCAATGAAACACCGTGGCAGATCGCGACCAACCGCCCCGAATTGCAGCTCGACCTGACTCGTTTTAGGTTGCCGAGCATCGCCAGAATCAATTCAGATCGGAATGCCGATGTGGCGAAATCGAACGGATCGTCTTCGCAAATGCCCGGTTCGCAAGCATCTGGGGATGGTGACCTGATCAATCGAGCGTGGCGACTGGAAGACGAGGCGTCGGCGCGAGGTTTGGATTTCTTTGGCCGTACGAGCGACCATTTGGACCAGGCCGGCATCATGTTGCACGAAACGCTCGGCTGTGGTGGTGGAACAATCGACTTTGATCTGGATGGATGGAGCGATCTTTATTTGATGGCAGCCGGTGGAAAACCGGGCCAATTGGACTCCGCCGCCAACGCATTAATTCGTAATTATTCCGGACAATTTGGCGAGGTCACGCGCCAGTCGCAAACCGGACATCGCGGGTTCGGGCAAGGCGTCGCGGTCGGCGATATCAACGAAGATGGGTTCCCCGATTTGCTGTTGCTCAACTACGGTCCCAACGCCTTGTTGATCAACAACGGTGATGGTTCGTTCAGCGATCGAACCGATCGGTGGAATTTAAACTTTGATGCTGATACACAGATCACTTGGTCCACCAGCGGCGCGATCGCCGACGTCGATGGTGACGGGTTGTCGGACGTCGTGGTGGTCAATTATTGCGCTGGATTGGAACCATCAATCGAGACTTGTCCGATGGCTGACTCCGAGAGTTTTCGTTCGTGTTCGCCGGTAAAGTTTCCTGGTCATGTCGACTGGATTTTGAAAACCCGCGGCGACGGCACGTTCGTCAATCAAACCGAAGCTTGGTCGATGGCACCCGACGTTGTCGGACGAGGCTTGGGCGTGGTCGTTGGGCAACTTGATTCGACCACGGGCATCGACGTGCTGATCACCAACGACATGACCAACAACCATTACTGGTCATGCAGTAAAACGAATTCGGATAAATCGTCGGAAGCGATGACCGAGTTGTTGATGATCGAGTCGGCGATGGTGCGTGGCGTCGGCGCTGACGATCGATCATTGGCCCAAGGGTCCATGGGGATCGCAACCGGTGACTTTGATCTCGATGGCGATGCGGACTTTTACGTCACCAACTTCGACAACGAGTACAACATTCTGCACGAGCAACGAAGCAACGGGATGTGGCAAGACCAGACGTCCAGTCGCGGTTTGGTCAAACCGACCATGCCGTTGGTCGGTTTTGGAACCGAAGCCATTAATCTTGATAACGACGGCAATTTGGAACTGGTCGTATCGAATGGACACGTTGACCTGTTTTCGCGTGGAGAAGATCGTGCGTTGTACGCTCAACCGATGCAAATTTTTCAGCGGCTCGAGTCGGGACTTTTTGCGGCAACCGAAACAAGTGTGGCCGGCAATTACCTTCGAAATTCGCACGTTGGGCGAGCCCTCTGGACGATCGATGCTGATCGCGACGGGCGTATGGATTTGGCCGTGACTCATCAAACCGAGCCGGTTTCGTTGCTAATCAATCGCTGCGAACCGGCCGGCCATTGGATCGACATTCGATTGAGCGGACGGACGTGTGGCCGCGACGCCATCGGCGCGACTGTCACGGTCGCGTTCGGTGGCCAAACTCGAACGACCTTCCAATCGGCTGGCGATGGGTACATGTGCAGCAACCAACGAGGCCTGCACGTCGGTTTGGGGCTGGCCGAACCGGAAAGCGGCCCGGTTTGCGACGTGACAATCCAGTGGCCCGATGGATCACGCCAAGTGCACCCTGGTTTGGCCGTTGACGCGTCCTATTCGGTAACCGAAATGGACGAAACCGCGTTCCAACTTCCCTAG